In Mycolicibacterium phocaicum, one DNA window encodes the following:
- a CDS encoding dihydrofolate reductase family protein, with the protein MATIYYTASSLDGFIVDSTGSLDWLLSRDIDVDGPFGYKAFEKSVGALVMGSTTYRWVVEHEPGDWPYPQPTWVLTSRSDVVVDGHPVQAVSGDVAQLLPTLVEAAGERDVWIVGGGDVAAQFVTAGLVDELVVSYAPCSLGEGAPVLPVRSEWKLLESAVNGDFVCARWARAEG; encoded by the coding sequence ATGGCGACCATTTACTACACCGCATCGAGCTTGGACGGCTTCATCGTCGATTCCACCGGCAGTCTGGACTGGCTGCTCTCGCGCGACATCGACGTCGACGGCCCGTTCGGCTACAAGGCGTTCGAGAAGTCGGTCGGTGCCCTGGTCATGGGCTCGACGACATACCGCTGGGTCGTCGAGCACGAGCCGGGTGACTGGCCATATCCCCAACCGACGTGGGTGCTCACCTCCCGGTCGGACGTCGTCGTCGATGGCCATCCTGTGCAGGCGGTGAGCGGTGATGTGGCGCAATTGCTTCCGACCCTGGTTGAGGCGGCGGGCGAACGTGACGTCTGGATCGTCGGGGGCGGTGACGTCGCGGCGCAGTTCGTGACGGCCGGTCTGGTCGACGAACTGGTGGTGTCGTACGCGCCATGCTCGTTGGGTGAAGGCGCACCCGTGCTGCCGGTGCGCTCGGAGTGGAAGCTATTGGAATCCGCGGTGAACGGGGACTTCGTGTGCGCGCGGTGGGCTCGCGCGGAAGGCTAA
- a CDS encoding class I SAM-dependent methyltransferase gives MVTTRKRATLARSIRLLGEFRFEQSDPARFYGGLASDTVALVDGLWRDLNGTAPDGMTVLDVGGGPGYFATEFSSAGMTYIGVEPDPREMHAGPAAQPDGAGSFVRASGMALPFADDSVDVCLSSNVAEHVPEPWLMGREMLRVTRPGGLVILSYTVWLGPFGGHEMGLTHYLGGRRAAEMYTRKHGRRPKNDYGSSLFAVSAAAGLEWARSTGALVAAFPRYHPQWAWRATSVPVLQEFLTSNLVLVLRPS, from the coding sequence CTGGTCACCACGCGTAAGCGGGCCACCCTCGCGCGCTCGATCCGACTGCTCGGCGAGTTCCGTTTCGAGCAGAGCGACCCGGCCCGCTTCTACGGCGGCCTCGCCAGCGACACCGTCGCGCTCGTGGACGGTCTGTGGCGCGACCTCAACGGCACCGCCCCCGACGGCATGACGGTGCTCGACGTCGGCGGCGGCCCGGGCTACTTCGCCACCGAATTCTCCAGCGCCGGAATGACATACATCGGCGTCGAGCCCGACCCTCGCGAGATGCACGCGGGTCCGGCCGCGCAACCCGATGGCGCCGGTAGCTTCGTGCGCGCCTCGGGCATGGCGCTGCCGTTCGCCGACGACAGCGTCGATGTCTGTTTGTCGTCGAACGTCGCCGAACACGTCCCCGAACCGTGGCTGATGGGCCGGGAGATGCTGCGGGTCACCCGGCCGGGCGGGCTGGTGATCCTGTCGTACACGGTGTGGCTCGGGCCCTTCGGTGGGCACGAGATGGGGCTGACGCACTACCTCGGCGGCCGGCGGGCCGCCGAGATGTACACCCGCAAACACGGCCGCCGGCCGAAGAACGACTACGGATCGTCGTTGTTCGCGGTGTCTGCCGCAGCTGGGCTGGAGTGGGCGCGCAGCACGGGGGCGCTGGTCGCCGCATTCCCCCGCTACCACCCGCAATGGGCCTGGCGTGCGACTTCTGTACCGGTGTTACAGGAGTTCTTGACGAGCAACCTGGTGTTGGTGCTCCGGCCCAGCTGA
- a CDS encoding DUF3068 domain-containing protein, whose translation MNRAVGLRIAACVLMGLGAALLIAALLLTTYTSGKIAKIPLDIDTTLVSNGTGTALDPASLLGEKFVVNKNVPLVLQRQISVENPANADVVTLQVGNTVRRTDKQQDNGLLLALVDTVTLNRTTAAAVTGAAGSVQKPRTIEDQNPPTNIALPHTGLSYRFPFSTEKKTYQVFDPIAQKAYDANYEGEEDVNGLSVYKFTQNVGFDADGKLVEPIKYSSLYDKDEDGSVTARAELWGVQSAEPTDPITMQRYYAAARTFWVDPVSGTIVKEKDRGFHYYSRDALKPEVTFADYTVTSNEQTVESQVAAAHDERDKLALWDRILPITFGGLGLVFLVGGVLLAGYSLRSQAALIDPGLDAAGHGFFGRRDTDSGPMPAAEAMTEKLPTQRPTDLPPDRI comes from the coding sequence TTGAACCGCGCTGTGGGGTTGCGAATCGCGGCATGCGTGTTGATGGGGCTCGGCGCTGCCCTGCTGATTGCTGCTCTGCTGTTGACTACTTATACGTCGGGCAAAATCGCCAAGATTCCGCTCGACATCGACACCACGCTGGTCAGCAACGGCACCGGGACCGCGCTGGACCCCGCGTCGCTGCTGGGCGAGAAGTTCGTCGTCAACAAGAACGTGCCGCTGGTGCTGCAGCGCCAGATCAGCGTCGAGAACCCGGCGAACGCCGACGTGGTGACGCTGCAGGTCGGTAACACCGTGCGCCGCACCGACAAGCAACAGGACAACGGCCTGCTGCTGGCGCTCGTCGACACCGTGACGCTCAACCGCACCACCGCCGCCGCGGTGACGGGTGCGGCCGGCTCGGTGCAGAAGCCGCGCACCATCGAGGACCAGAACCCGCCGACCAACATCGCGCTGCCCCACACCGGGCTGAGCTACCGCTTCCCGTTCAGCACGGAGAAGAAGACCTACCAGGTATTCGACCCGATCGCGCAGAAGGCGTACGACGCCAACTACGAGGGCGAAGAAGACGTCAACGGCCTCTCGGTCTACAAGTTCACCCAGAACGTCGGCTTCGACGCCGACGGCAAGCTGGTCGAGCCCATCAAGTATTCGTCGCTGTACGACAAGGACGAAGACGGTTCCGTGACCGCCCGCGCCGAACTGTGGGGCGTGCAGTCCGCCGAGCCGACCGACCCGATCACCATGCAGCGCTACTACGCGGCTGCGCGCACCTTCTGGGTGGACCCGGTGTCCGGCACCATCGTCAAGGAGAAGGACCGCGGCTTCCACTACTACTCGCGCGACGCCCTCAAGCCCGAGGTGACGTTCGCCGACTACACCGTCACCTCCAACGAGCAGACGGTCGAGTCGCAGGTCGCCGCCGCCCACGACGAGCGCGACAAGCTGGCCCTGTGGGACCGCATCCTGCCCATCACCTTCGGCGGTCTGGGACTGGTGTTCCTGGTCGGTGGCGTGCTGCTGGCCGGCTACAGCCTGCGGTCGCAGGCCGCGCTGATCGATCCGGGCCTCGACGCCGCCGGGCATGGCTTCTTCGGCCGGCGCGACACCGATTCCGGACCGATGCCCGCCGCTGAGGCCATGACCGAGAAGCTGCCCACCCAGCGGCCGACCGACCTGCCACCGGACCGGATCTGA
- a CDS encoding sugar transferase has protein sequence MTLSTFGLTRLPSSRTVWQPHYARRVLITDAVAIVLAMLFAQWVRFGGAGYGPSASMLYTGYSLVLACLWLGVLNLHHARSASILGCGIEEYRRVVAASFWTFGVIAIVALLARLEIARGYLALAFPLGTIGLLIGRKLWRRRVRARRHAGECLTSVLAIGDRDAIAVLATELMNDPGDGYVVVGAGIPGDPGARGDVIRIGDRVIPIFGDENDALGALGDRCAADTVALTDAEHFGVAGIQRLTWRLEASDVDLVVSPGLLDVAGARLAMRPVAGMPLLHVEKPQYHGAKSFLKKAFDFGFALAALIGTAPLLVLTAIAIKMTSRGPVFYRSERIGLDGEPFTMIKFRSMVVDAEERLDDLLPSNEMAGGVMFKMRDDPRVTLVGKVLRRYSIDELPQFINVLKQDMSVVGPRPPLRREVETYNGDIRRKLLVKPGVTGLWQISGRSDLTWDKAVRLDLSYVDNWSMLTDVGIILKTLTVVARGDGAY, from the coding sequence ATGACGCTTTCGACGTTCGGGCTCACCCGGCTTCCGAGTTCACGCACGGTCTGGCAGCCGCATTACGCGCGTCGCGTGCTGATCACCGACGCCGTGGCCATCGTCCTCGCGATGCTGTTCGCGCAATGGGTCCGATTCGGCGGAGCGGGTTACGGCCCTTCGGCCTCCATGCTCTATACCGGGTACTCGCTGGTGCTGGCCTGCCTGTGGCTGGGCGTCCTGAACTTGCATCACGCCCGCTCCGCGTCGATCCTCGGCTGTGGCATCGAGGAGTATCGCCGCGTGGTCGCCGCGTCCTTCTGGACGTTCGGCGTGATCGCGATCGTGGCCCTGCTGGCGCGGCTCGAGATCGCACGCGGTTACCTGGCCTTGGCCTTCCCACTGGGCACCATCGGGCTGCTCATCGGCCGCAAGCTGTGGCGGCGCCGGGTTCGTGCCCGCCGGCATGCGGGCGAATGCCTGACATCTGTTCTCGCCATTGGTGATCGGGACGCCATCGCGGTCCTCGCGACCGAGCTCATGAACGATCCCGGCGACGGTTACGTGGTGGTCGGCGCCGGCATCCCGGGCGACCCGGGCGCGCGCGGTGACGTCATCAGGATCGGGGACCGGGTGATCCCGATCTTCGGCGACGAGAACGACGCCCTCGGCGCGCTCGGCGACCGCTGCGCCGCCGACACCGTGGCGCTGACCGACGCTGAACATTTCGGTGTCGCCGGAATCCAGCGGCTCACCTGGCGGCTCGAGGCGTCCGACGTCGACCTGGTGGTGTCGCCCGGCCTGCTCGACGTGGCGGGCGCGCGGCTGGCGATGCGGCCGGTGGCCGGCATGCCGCTGCTGCACGTGGAGAAGCCGCAGTACCACGGTGCCAAAAGCTTCCTGAAGAAGGCGTTCGACTTCGGATTCGCGCTGGCGGCGCTGATCGGGACGGCGCCGTTGCTCGTGCTCACGGCGATCGCCATCAAGATGACGAGCCGTGGTCCGGTGTTCTACCGGTCGGAACGCATCGGATTGGACGGCGAGCCGTTCACCATGATCAAGTTCCGCAGCATGGTGGTCGACGCGGAGGAGCGGCTCGACGACCTGCTGCCGTCGAACGAGATGGCCGGCGGTGTCATGTTCAAGATGCGCGACGATCCGCGGGTGACACTGGTCGGAAAGGTGTTGCGCCGCTACAGCATCGACGAGCTTCCGCAGTTCATCAACGTGCTCAAGCAGGACATGAGCGTCGTCGGACCCCGGCCGCCGCTGCGCCGGGAGGTCGAGACCTACAACGGCGACATCAGGCGCAAGCTGCTCGTCAAACCGGGCGTGACAGGGCTCTGGCAGATCAGCGGCCGGTCCGACCTAACGTGGGACAAGGCTGTGCGCCTTGACCTTTCGTACGTCGACAACTGGTCGATGCTCACCGACGTCGGGATCATCCTCAAGACGTTGACGGTGGTGGCACGCGGCGACGGGGCGTACTGA
- a CDS encoding glycosyltransferase family 4 protein, translating to MPDHPQQPAGSPDEIRSVLLLCWRDTGHPQGGGSETYLQRIGAQLAESGVRVTLRTARYRGASRTEVVDGIRISRGGGRLSVYIWAGLAMVLARVGLGPLRGVRPDVVIDSQNGIPFLARLAYGRRAMVLVHHCHRDQWPVAGRVMSKFGWFVESRLSPRLHRNNQYVTVSLPSARDLVDLGVDASRIAVVRNGVDLAPAASLSLPRAAEPRIVVLSRLVPHKQIEDVLDAVALLAPVVPGLRLDVVGGGWWDERLVAHARRLGISSAVTFHGHVDEDTKHEVLQQAWVHALPSRKEGWALAVIEAAQHGVPTIGYRSSGGLTDSIVDGVTGLLVDDHRGLVTALETLLTDAVLRDQLGTKAQVRAAEFSWPQSASAMRTVAEAVRDGKFVNGIV from the coding sequence ATGCCAGACCACCCCCAGCAGCCTGCTGGATCTCCTGACGAGATCCGGTCGGTGCTGCTGCTCTGCTGGCGCGACACCGGCCATCCCCAGGGTGGCGGGAGCGAGACGTATCTGCAGCGCATCGGCGCACAGCTGGCGGAGTCCGGCGTGCGGGTGACGCTGCGGACCGCCCGCTATCGCGGGGCGTCGCGCACCGAGGTCGTCGACGGCATCCGGATCAGCCGCGGCGGTGGCCGGCTGTCGGTCTACATCTGGGCCGGGCTGGCGATGGTGCTGGCCCGCGTCGGGCTGGGCCCGCTGCGCGGCGTCCGGCCGGATGTGGTGATCGATTCGCAGAACGGCATCCCCTTCCTGGCTCGCCTGGCCTACGGCCGGCGCGCGATGGTGCTGGTACATCACTGCCACCGCGACCAGTGGCCGGTAGCTGGGCGCGTGATGAGCAAGTTCGGGTGGTTCGTGGAGTCGCGGCTCTCGCCCCGGCTGCACCGCAACAACCAGTACGTGACGGTGTCGCTGCCGTCGGCCCGGGACCTCGTGGATCTGGGCGTCGACGCTTCGCGGATCGCTGTCGTGCGCAACGGTGTGGACCTCGCGCCCGCGGCGTCCCTGTCGCTGCCCCGGGCGGCGGAGCCGCGCATCGTGGTGCTGTCGCGGTTGGTGCCGCACAAGCAGATCGAGGACGTGCTCGACGCCGTCGCGCTGCTGGCGCCGGTGGTGCCCGGGCTGCGCCTGGACGTCGTCGGCGGTGGTTGGTGGGACGAGCGGTTGGTCGCGCACGCCCGGCGGCTGGGCATCAGCTCGGCGGTGACGTTCCATGGCCACGTCGATGAAGACACTAAACACGAAGTGCTGCAACAGGCTTGGGTGCACGCGCTGCCGTCGCGCAAGGAAGGCTGGGCGCTGGCCGTCATCGAGGCCGCGCAGCACGGCGTGCCGACCATCGGCTACCGCTCCTCGGGCGGCTTGACCGACTCGATCGTCGACGGCGTCACGGGTCTGCTGGTCGACGACCACCGCGGTTTGGTGACGGCGCTCGAGACCCTACTGACCGACGCCGTCCTGCGCGATCAGCTGGGCACCAAGGCGCAGGTGCGGGCCGCCGAATTCTCGTGGCCGCAAAGCGCTTCCGCGATGCGGACCGTTGCCGAGGCCGTCCGCGACGGCAAGTTCGTCAACGGGATCGTCTGA
- a CDS encoding acyltransferase family protein — protein MRACAAMGVVLTHVAFQTANSSGWYGRLFTRFDLAVAVFFALSGFLLWRGHAAAARGLRHRPPTGHYLRSRIVRIMPGYLVAVVVILALLPDAHADLTVWLANLTLTQVYVPLTLTAGLTQMWSLAVEVSFYLVLPLLALLARRLPVDWRVPAIAALAVASFAWPALPWHLPFGVNQMNWLPALFSWFAAGMLLAELTVMPVGRMHQLARRRWVMAAIAGVAFVIAATPLAGNIGLAPGTVGQVVVKTAMGAVVAGALLAPLVLDAPGTPHRILGSTTMVTLGRWSYGLFIWHLAALAMVFPVIGEFPFNGHMPIVLILTWIFGFAIAAVSYGLIESPCRELLRRWESRHAPSPRDSAITDVPEPAAVG, from the coding sequence ATGCGCGCCTGTGCCGCCATGGGCGTCGTCCTCACGCACGTGGCGTTCCAGACCGCCAACAGCAGCGGCTGGTACGGCCGGTTGTTCACCCGTTTCGACCTGGCGGTCGCGGTGTTCTTCGCGCTGTCGGGCTTCCTGTTGTGGCGAGGGCACGCCGCCGCCGCGCGGGGTCTGCGGCACCGGCCGCCGACGGGCCACTACCTGCGCTCGCGCATCGTCCGCATCATGCCGGGCTACCTGGTGGCCGTCGTGGTGATCCTGGCGCTGCTGCCCGACGCCCACGCCGACCTCACGGTGTGGCTCGCCAACCTCACGCTCACCCAGGTTTATGTACCCCTGACGCTGACTGCCGGGCTCACGCAGATGTGGAGCCTGGCCGTCGAGGTCTCCTTCTATCTCGTCTTGCCGCTGCTGGCACTGCTGGCGCGCCGGCTGCCGGTGGACTGGCGCGTGCCCGCGATCGCGGCGCTGGCGGTGGCGAGCTTCGCGTGGCCCGCGCTGCCGTGGCACCTGCCCTTCGGCGTCAACCAGATGAACTGGCTGCCGGCGCTGTTCTCGTGGTTCGCCGCCGGCATGCTGCTGGCGGAGCTGACGGTCATGCCTGTCGGCCGCATGCATCAGCTGGCCCGGCGCCGCTGGGTGATGGCGGCCATCGCCGGGGTGGCGTTCGTCATCGCGGCGACGCCGCTGGCCGGCAACATCGGACTCGCGCCGGGCACCGTCGGCCAGGTCGTGGTCAAGACGGCGATGGGCGCCGTGGTCGCCGGGGCACTGCTGGCACCGCTGGTGCTGGACGCACCCGGGACGCCGCACCGCATCCTCGGCAGCACCACGATGGTGACGCTGGGCCGCTGGTCCTACGGTCTGTTCATCTGGCACCTGGCGGCGCTGGCCATGGTGTTCCCGGTGATCGGCGAGTTCCCGTTCAACGGCCACATGCCGATCGTGTTGATCCTGACCTGGATTTTCGGGTTCGCGATCGCCGCCGTCAGCTACGGGCTGATCGAGTCACCCTGCCGTGAGCTGCTGCGCCGCTGGGAATCCCGGCACGCCCCGTCACCGCGCGACAGCGCGATCACCGACGTTCCGGAGCCCGCCGCGGTCGGATAG
- a CDS encoding lysophospholipid acyltransferase family protein, protein MGILRPLLKVYHRSEVRGLENIPLGGALVVSNHSGGMLPMDVPIFSSHFYDKYGYDRPVYTLSHAMLMVGPTADFFKKTGYILASHENADEALRSGGLVVVFPGGDYDVYRPSTDANKIDFDGRKGYVKAAINAGVPIVPMVGIGGQETQIFLTRGEKIAKALGPIARAARAKVVPLSIGLPFGLSAVLPFNVPLPSKIVMQVLPPVDPTAIAFESGDEPDIDAVDAHVRKVMQDALDELAEERRFPVLG, encoded by the coding sequence ATGGGGATTCTCCGCCCGCTGCTGAAGGTGTATCACCGATCCGAGGTCCGCGGATTGGAGAACATTCCCCTCGGCGGCGCGCTGGTGGTGAGCAACCACTCGGGCGGCATGCTGCCCATGGACGTGCCGATCTTCTCATCGCATTTCTACGACAAGTACGGCTACGACCGTCCCGTCTACACCCTCAGCCACGCCATGCTGATGGTCGGCCCGACCGCGGACTTCTTCAAGAAGACCGGCTACATCCTGGCCAGCCACGAGAACGCCGACGAGGCGCTGCGCTCGGGCGGCCTCGTCGTCGTCTTCCCCGGCGGTGACTACGACGTCTACCGGCCGTCGACCGACGCCAACAAGATCGACTTCGACGGTCGCAAGGGCTACGTGAAGGCGGCGATCAACGCCGGCGTGCCGATCGTGCCGATGGTCGGCATCGGCGGCCAGGAGACCCAAATCTTCCTCACCCGCGGCGAGAAGATCGCCAAGGCACTCGGTCCCATCGCACGCGCCGCCCGTGCCAAGGTGGTGCCGCTGTCCATCGGCCTGCCGTTCGGGCTGTCCGCCGTGCTGCCGTTCAACGTGCCGCTGCCGTCGAAGATCGTCATGCAGGTGCTGCCGCCCGTCGATCCCACGGCCATCGCGTTCGAGTCCGGCGATGAGCCCGACATCGACGCGGTCGACGCGCATGTCCGCAAGGTCATGCAGGACGCCCTCGACGAACTCGCCGAAGAGCGTCGCTTCCCGGTACTAGGCTGA
- a CDS encoding TetR/AcrR family transcriptional regulator produces the protein MVRSAAAVLRERGAAGVTIDEVLVRSGAPRGSVYHHFPEGRSQLLIEALQFAGDAIAAHIDASAAYGGIALVRGFVTFWDRILADSDFTAGCPVVAAAVGSGDEAPTLTPIAAEIFDRWRTALGHAFTAEGFSDSDSSALAVTCLAALEGAVVLSRSSQSVEPLHDVATQLEFLIKAKAFVKNNGLPTAGG, from the coding sequence ATGGTGCGCAGCGCCGCCGCTGTGCTGCGCGAGCGCGGCGCGGCAGGCGTGACCATCGACGAGGTGCTGGTCCGCAGCGGCGCCCCACGCGGCTCGGTCTACCACCACTTTCCCGAGGGCCGCAGCCAGCTGCTGATCGAGGCGCTGCAGTTCGCCGGTGATGCGATCGCCGCGCATATCGACGCGTCCGCCGCGTACGGCGGCATCGCCCTCGTCCGCGGATTCGTCACCTTCTGGGATCGCATCCTCGCCGACAGTGACTTCACCGCCGGGTGCCCGGTGGTCGCGGCTGCCGTCGGGTCGGGTGACGAAGCGCCGACCCTGACCCCCATCGCCGCCGAGATCTTCGATCGGTGGCGCACCGCGCTCGGACACGCCTTCACTGCCGAAGGCTTCAGCGACAGCGACTCGTCAGCGCTGGCGGTCACCTGCCTGGCCGCGCTCGAGGGCGCCGTGGTCCTGAGCCGCTCGTCGCAGAGCGTCGAACCGCTGCACGACGTCGCCACGCAACTCGAATTCCTCATCAAGGCAAAGGCTTTCGTCAAGAACAACGGCCTGCCGACCGCCGGCGGTTAG
- a CDS encoding crotonase/enoyl-CoA hydratase family protein: MTTEPVLQTVTLKRDGRVLVMGLDRPDKRNAFDRTMLADLSRAYGLLERDESLRAGVLLAHGEHFTAGLDLLDVAPLIAAGESPFPADGRDPWRLDGPWTKPVVAAVQGRCLTLGIELLLAADIRVAAADARFAQIEVLRGIYPFGGASVRLPRDAGWGNAMRWLLTGDEFDATEAHRIGLVQEVVEDAAAAHARAIEIAHTIADRAAPLGVRATLASAQLARSSGEAAAFERLQPEVARLFTTQDAAEGVQSFVERRPAQFQGA; the protein is encoded by the coding sequence ATGACGACCGAACCCGTATTGCAGACCGTCACCCTCAAACGGGACGGACGTGTTCTGGTGATGGGACTCGATCGGCCCGACAAGCGCAACGCGTTCGACCGCACGATGCTGGCTGACCTCTCCCGGGCATACGGGCTGTTGGAGCGCGACGAGAGCCTGCGCGCCGGCGTGCTCCTCGCTCATGGCGAACACTTCACCGCAGGGCTGGACCTGCTGGATGTCGCCCCGTTGATCGCCGCCGGCGAGAGTCCCTTTCCCGCTGACGGCCGCGATCCGTGGCGACTCGACGGGCCGTGGACCAAGCCCGTCGTCGCGGCGGTCCAGGGTCGATGCCTGACGCTCGGCATCGAACTGCTGCTCGCCGCCGATATCCGGGTTGCCGCCGCCGACGCCCGCTTCGCCCAGATCGAGGTGCTGCGCGGCATCTATCCGTTCGGCGGCGCCAGCGTGCGGCTGCCGCGCGATGCGGGATGGGGCAACGCCATGCGCTGGCTGCTCACGGGCGACGAGTTCGACGCCACCGAGGCGCACCGCATCGGCCTGGTGCAGGAGGTGGTCGAGGATGCTGCGGCCGCGCACGCGCGAGCCATCGAGATCGCGCACACCATCGCCGACCGCGCGGCTCCGCTGGGTGTGCGCGCGACGCTGGCCTCGGCGCAGCTGGCCCGCAGTTCCGGCGAGGCCGCGGCGTTCGAGCGACTGCAACCCGAAGTGGCTCGGTTGTTCACAACTCAGGACGCCGCCGAGGGCGTGCAGTCCTTCGTCGAGCGTCGCCCCGCTCAGTTCCAGGGGGCGTAG
- a CDS encoding aldehyde dehydrogenase has protein sequence MTQSTAFKTEWDQLFIGGQWTAPATSDVIAVHSPATGELVGKVPLASKADVDAACAAARKAFDEGPWPKMSPAERAAVIAEASRIMTERADELKFLLAAETGQPPSIVDMMQYGAAMSSFNYYAGAADKFQWSDIRDGIYGQTLVTREPIGVVAAVAAWNVPFFLAANKLGPALLAGCTVVLKPAAETPLSVFAMAQAFADAGLPEGVLSIVPGGPETGRALTANPEIDKFTFTGSSAVGKEIGKVAAERLKPCTLELGGKSAAIILEDADLDSTLPMLLFSGLMNTGQACVGQTRILAPRSRYDEVVEKVAAGAAAMQVGLPDNPAAMIGPLISEKQRERVESYIKKGVEEGARIATGGGRPDGLDSGWFVQPTVFADVDNSMTIAQEEIFGPVLAIIPFDSEEDAIRIANDSDYGLAGSVYTTDIPRAMKIASQIRTGTYAVNMYAFDPGAPFGGYKNSGIGRENGPEGIEAYCQAKSVLMPFGYTPE, from the coding sequence ATGACACAGAGCACGGCTTTCAAAACCGAGTGGGATCAGCTGTTCATCGGCGGTCAGTGGACCGCACCCGCGACGTCGGACGTCATCGCGGTGCACTCCCCGGCCACCGGCGAGCTCGTCGGCAAGGTGCCGCTGGCCTCGAAGGCCGATGTGGATGCCGCCTGTGCCGCCGCCCGCAAGGCGTTCGACGAGGGCCCGTGGCCCAAGATGTCGCCGGCCGAGCGCGCCGCGGTGATCGCCGAGGCGTCGCGCATCATGACCGAGCGCGCCGATGAGCTGAAGTTCCTGCTCGCCGCCGAGACCGGCCAGCCGCCGAGCATCGTCGACATGATGCAGTACGGCGCCGCCATGTCGTCGTTCAACTACTACGCCGGCGCCGCCGACAAGTTCCAGTGGAGCGACATCCGCGACGGCATCTACGGCCAGACCCTGGTGACCCGCGAGCCCATCGGGGTCGTCGCCGCCGTCGCCGCGTGGAACGTCCCCTTCTTCCTGGCCGCCAACAAGCTGGGTCCGGCACTGCTCGCCGGCTGCACCGTCGTGCTCAAGCCCGCAGCCGAGACGCCGCTGTCGGTGTTCGCGATGGCGCAGGCCTTCGCCGACGCCGGCCTGCCCGAGGGCGTGCTGTCGATCGTGCCGGGTGGCCCCGAGACCGGCCGCGCGCTGACCGCCAACCCCGAGATCGACAAGTTCACCTTCACCGGCAGCTCGGCTGTCGGCAAGGAGATCGGCAAGGTCGCCGCTGAGCGCCTCAAGCCCTGCACCCTGGAACTCGGCGGCAAGTCCGCGGCGATCATCCTCGAGGACGCCGACCTGGACTCCACCCTTCCGATGCTGCTGTTCTCGGGCCTGATGAACACCGGCCAGGCCTGCGTCGGCCAGACCCGCATCCTGGCCCCGCGGTCGCGGTACGACGAGGTCGTCGAGAAGGTGGCCGCCGGCGCGGCCGCCATGCAGGTCGGCCTCCCCGATAATCCGGCCGCCATGATCGGTCCGCTGATCAGCGAGAAGCAGCGCGAGCGCGTCGAGAGCTACATCAAGAAGGGTGTCGAAGAAGGCGCCCGCATCGCCACCGGCGGTGGCCGTCCCGACGGCCTCGATTCCGGTTGGTTCGTGCAGCCGACGGTGTTCGCCGATGTCGACAACTCGATGACCATCGCCCAGGAGGAGATCTTCGGCCCGGTGTTGGCGATCATCCCCTTCGACAGCGAAGAAGACGCCATCCGGATCGCCAACGACTCGGACTACGGCCTGGCCGGCAGCGTCTACACCACCGACATCCCGCGGGCCATGAAGATCGCCTCGCAGATTCGCACCGGCACCTACGCGGTCAACATGTACGCGTTCGACCCGGGTGCGCCGTTCGGCGGCTACAAGAACTCCGGCATCGGCCGCGAGAACGGCCCCGAGGGCATCGAGGCCTACTGCCAGGCCAAGAGCGTCCTGATGCCATTCGGCTACACCCCGGAGTAA